ACGTCCTTGCCTGCTTCCGCCGCCATCATGGAAATCGGCGCGTGCCAACGGTCGCCGGTCGCGATCAGCACGGCGTCAATGTCTTCGCGAGCCAACAGTTCGCGGAAGTCACGATAAGTATCGCAGGCATCGTCGCCATTCTGCTGGTCGGCCATCTGCTTCACGGCCGAGCGCCGGTCAGCACGCACGTCAGCGATAGCAACGAACCGCACATCGGGTTGCGGCAGCATCGTTTCAAGTACTTTCGTACCTCGATTTCGGATCCCAATACCGCCAAGATGAATCTTGTCACTGGGCGCGACGAAGCCAGGACCACCAAGGGCCGAACGTGGCACGATCCAGGGTGCGGTCACGGCAGTAGCTGCCGCAGACTTCAAGAGTTGTCGCCGGGGAATGGATGCTTTTATTTTCATCGTAGTCTCTCGTTTCACAATTCTGTTGTGACTTTGCTGACACCAACCGCTTGCCGTTGATGGCTCCATCAGATTTGCCAATCCAGTCTAACGTGGCCGCGATCGAGATACTGCTTGCCCCAAAGCCGTCGCGGGGGGGCGACTGATAGACGAGCGGTCGCCCGCCATGATTGATGGGCCGAATAGGCAACCGGAATCGCGCATTGCGACCGTTGGGCGTCAGCGCGTCGTCGACGGACGAGTAGGAGTGGATGGGGGCGTTGGGCTGTTCGCGTTCACTATGCGGTTGCCGCGTAACTCGCTTCGGCGATTCACGACCTAGACCCCGTATAACCTGTTTTGCGCCGTCGGCGCGGGAAGCAAAACGGGCGCAACATTTACACACGCAACACCAGCCTATTAGCCTTCCGTGTCACCGTTGCCCGTGCTGACGATGACTTGGCTGGGGCGGATGACGCGATCGTGCATTTGGAAGCCGGTTGCCGCGACGTGCGCGACCATGCCCGCCGGTTGATCCGAGGGCATTTGCGAGATCGCTTCGTGATAGTTCGGATCGAACAATTCACCCAACGCAGGAATTTCGCGGATCGAGTGCTTCGCCAGCGTGTCGTCCAACTGTTTCGCAACAATCGCGATGCCGCCCTTCAGTCCGGCAACGGCTTCGTCGTCGCCGGCTGATTCCATCGCGCGGTGCAAGTTGTCGCGAACTTGCAGCATGTCGCTGACCAACGGCACGGCCGCGAATTTCAACTGGTCTTCGAAATCGCGACGCATCCGTTTGCGAAAGTTCTCGGCTTCGGCCTGAGCCATCAGCACTCGCTTGTCGGCCGAATCGGCGGCTTGCCGCAACCGGTCCATCTCGTCGTCGCGAGTTTCGGTGAATTGAACGGTTGCCGACTGGCCGCCTTCTTCATCAGAGGCTTCGAAAGCGGCATCAGTTGCTTCGAATTCGTCGTCGATTTTTTCGTCGTTGTTTTCGTTAGTCATCGGATTCGATGGGGTTACTATTCTTGAGGTTTCAATTCGGTATCAAAGAACGTTTTGAGTTTGCCCAGGAAGCTGGTTCGCTCTGGCAACACGGCTTGATGGTCCAGGTCCGCCAATTCGCGAAGCAATCGCTCTTGTTCAGCGTTCAGTTTCTTCGGCACTTCGATGAAGACTTGGACCAGCAGATCGCCCGCCCGTCCGCCGCGAGGATCGACGACACCTTTGCCGCGAAG
The sequence above is a segment of the Rubripirellula tenax genome. Coding sequences within it:
- a CDS encoding nucleotide exchange factor GrpE, producing MTNENNDEKIDDEFEATDAAFEASDEEGGQSATVQFTETRDDEMDRLRQAADSADKRVLMAQAEAENFRKRMRRDFEDQLKFAAVPLVSDMLQVRDNLHRAMESAGDDEAVAGLKGGIAIVAKQLDDTLAKHSIREIPALGELFDPNYHEAISQMPSDQPAGMVAHVAATGFQMHDRVIRPSQVIVSTGNGDTEG